Part of the Phocoena phocoena chromosome 8, mPhoPho1.1, whole genome shotgun sequence genome, CCCCGCTCCATCACAGGGGCGACTCCCGAAGGGCCCCGCCCATTTGCTTTCGAGGCCCCGCCCCCTACCCTACCCCGAACCCACGGCTCGCCCTTACCGCGGCAGGCCCCGCCCCCCTGGCTGCGGTAGCCAGGCAGACAGGCAATGCACTTGAAGCTCCCAGGTTTGTTCTCGCATTTGCCATCTGGGCAGGAGCTAGGGTCTCGGCACTCGTCGACGTCTGCACAGTAGGGAGGAAGAGGACTCGTTTGGGAACAACGTGGCCGGCCAGGCGCTCAGCGTCCTCGGCAGGGCCTCCCTTCGTCACAAATCGACAAGGCGAAGCAGGCCCTCTGGGCTCCGGACCGAAACCTCTGAGAGGCCCAGAGCTGGGTTGAGACGGGGGTGAGGccctccgcccccaccccaggccgAGGGACCGCTGAGGACCCCCGGCGGTCTGGATGGGGTCTTCCCCACCTTCGCACACGGGCGGTCGAGAGGTTTTGAGCCGGTAACCGGAGTAGCAGTTGCACTTGTAGTGACCGGGAAAGTTGATGCAGAAGCCACCGTCGCCGCACAGGTGGGGCTTGGCACACTCGTTCAGGTCTGAGCGGGAGGAAGGGGGCGCGAGGGGAGTGCAAGGCGGCGGAGGGGATTACATGCGGTCGGGAGAGCCCCCCGGGTCCACCTAGCCCCAGCGCCACCCCCGGCCCGGCCGTGCTCACCCACGCACGAGCGCCCCCCGGCGCCGACGTGCAGGCGGTAGCCGCGGTTGCAGTGGCAGTTGTAGGAGCCGCCGGTGTTCATGCAGATTCCCCTCCCGGCGCCGCACGGCTCCGCCTCGCACTCGTTCACGTCTGAGAAGGGCGCGCGGGCGGGGAGGCGTCAGAGGTCTGTCGGGAGCCAGGGCCGCCCCCGCGCCACCCACTCGCCACCCACTCGCCACGCTCACCCACGCAGTAGCGGTGCTGCGGATGCGACCGGTAGCCCGGGTTACAATGGCAGGAATAGTCCGAGGGTCCCGGGACGCACTCCCCGTGGCCACAGATGTTCTGGTTCAGTCGGCACTCGTCCGTCTCtgccggggttggggggtggggcggtAGGTCAGGGGTCCAGGCAGGGAGCATTCACTTTCCGCCACGTCCCCAGGGAGGACCTGGATAGCCCATTACTAACGACCCGGATACCTGGGCCGGGTCGCACCCTAAGCTCGGGTGCTCCAATCCTAGGATTCCCTACACCTCCATCACAGATAACCCCAACATCACAACCTCCGGCAGCCCCAAACCATGACCCCAGGTCCCTGACATCCCTATCTCCTCAACTCCAGGAAACCTTGATACTTCTATCCCCACTTATGATACCCTGACCCCAGTAACCCCAATACCTCAAACCCTGCAGCCTCACCCACACAAACATCCTCTAGATCAGTGAACCAACACCCTTTGCCTTAGGGACCTGCCCCCCCCAATTCCAGAACAGTGGttttcctccccctcccaagGCAGACAGGAGCTGGTTTCCTGGGAATCCTGGCTCACACATGGTTGTGCATAAGTGGTCAGATCCAGGAATCCTCCTCACCCTATTTCCTACGATTCCTAGTACTTCGTGCCTCCACCTCTCCCCGTTGTGGTCCCGCCCCTGAGCCCTGCCCCATGCAGCCCAGGCCTTGATGCTGAACTCTACCCTTTCCCAAACACACCTGGCCAGTGGGCTCTTGCAGGCTGTTCTCTTTGAGATGCCTCTCCCTAGGCATCCTTAACAccccctcctctgagaagcctcagCATGTGTCTCTTCCTCCACATTCCCACAGCCCCCAGGCTGTCCCTGGGTGGTTCCTAGCCTGTGCAGACTTCCAGGGCAGTCACCTTCCACCAGGAGCTCATCTAACCTCCGGTTTTCAACCAGGCTGGTGGCTTCCTTGTGGCTTTGGAGTCCACAGAGACATGGGCTTGAATCTggctcagctgtgtgacctgggaccaGTCCCTGAACCTCCCTTAGCCgcaattttctcatctggaaaacgaGGCTAACAGTGCCCACTTCACAGAGTATGAGAAGGGTAAACGGTATTTAGTATGTAAAACTCTTCAGtcagtgcctggcccagggcaGCTGTTCAGCCATAGCTAGCAATTATTACGATGCCCAAAACCCTGCAGACACTTCCCACAGCCTTTGGGATCAAACCCAAGCCTCTTAACAAGGCTCCCTGAGCCGGTCCTCCCCTTGTTCAGAAACACTGATCTGTGTGTGTGGTTTCTCCCCGCTCCATGAAACCAGGGTTTCATGTTTCCATGCCTTTGCCCAAACTTCTGCCCAAACTGAAATGTCCTTTTTCCCAACCCGCCCATTTCTTTCCCACTTCTCATTGTTAATTTCTAACAATCTTTAAAGCCCTGCTCAGAAAGCCTCCTCTCATTGCCACCGTGCATATTATCACCCCCCACCTCCTCCGCCcagacttccttccttcttctctatttttttttcatagcatttatgAGACATACCAGATTTAGACTCATTGATCTGTTTGTTGTCTGTCTACTCCACAAGatagggaacttttttttttttttttaggatagggaacttttgtctgttttgcttattactgtatccccagcacttaaACAGTGCCTACACAtcgtaggtgctcaataaatagttgtagaatatatgaataaatgccTTCGGCCTGGGCTGACCACCATAATACCCGGATCAGTTGAAGGCAGAGTGGGATCTCTGCGGCACACCGAGGCTCCCACAgcgcccagcccagggcctggcacacagtaaacccTGGATGTTTTAGTGCTCGGGAAGGATTGAAGGGGGTAAGGGAGGAGAAAAACTGTTAGGGGCGTGGCTTACCTCGGGCGTGGCCTAGGTGGGCGGGTCTTACCTGTGACCTGAGTAGGGGCGATCTCTACCGCACTTCGGGACGGGGGCAAGTCGGGCAGGAACCAGGGCGGCGAGGGCCGGGAGATCAGCTCTGCGGGCAGCAGGGCACGCTCGTCAGCTGGTAAGGAAGCTGGGAGCGCCGCCCCTCTCTCCGCAGGTCACCGGCTGGGAACTTCACACCCAGCTTCACCGCCCCCTGGTGCCTAGACTgtgaacttccctggcagtgacAGCCCTTGAGGACTGGTTCCTACGGTGCCCAGCTCACCAGGGTAGGGCCGGGCAGGAGATGTGGTGACAGTCGGGTGGCTCTGCTGCGAGGACTGCTCTTCGATCACTGGCTGCGGGTGACAGCAACATGAGCCCTCTGTGTCTCCttggcctccctgcccctcccacctgggCTCTCATACTCACTGAGTCTGTGCTCACCCCTAGAAGGGAAGAAGATGGGGCCATTAAGTGTTGGGCTGGGAGAAGGGAGTCAAATCTGGGATTGGCACTCGGGTATTTGTGGTCAGGGTCCCTAAGAGTTCAACGATCATGTCTGGATCAAGCATCAGGGGTTAGATCCTGAGGTCAGGGAGTGTTTCCATCACAGGTCAGTGAAGCAATGGTTGGACAAGGTCCTTGGCTTGGGAGGTTATAGCCAGGGTCAAATCCCTGGGTCAGCGGTCAGAAGGTCAGATCTAGGGGCAGCATTTGAGCTGCATtagtgccctggtctggaaatcAAAGGGGTCCTGGAGTCAGAAGATTGAATCTGGAGGGCAATAAATGGTCAAATTCTGTTGATTAGGGTTAATTCTGGGGTTAGTTACAACATTGGTTAAGTGTCAGAGTATCAGCTCTGGGGGTCAGTGCTGGTCTGGGACTAGGAGTTAGAGGTTAGACTCAGGTCATATCCGTGGATCAAGGGTCAAGGTGTCAGACCTAGGGGTTCAGCAACTGTCAGGTAACAGGAGGGGCCAGGCCagacctctctcttcctctgtgtccTCAGGTGGTGGTGCCCGGCTGGGGCTCTCAGGGAGCTGCTGGGGCTTGGGTGGCCCATCAGGGTGCAGGAAAAGGGAGAAGTCACTTTCACCCTGAATGGTGAGCGTCTGGTGGGAGGTGAGGATGTGGTACCCCTTCCCAGCTGGACAGATCTCCTTGAAGGCAGCTGCGGCCAGAGCAAGGGGCAGAGAAGTGAGCATTTCCTGGATAGGCACACAGACAGCCCCCCAGCCACAAATGCCCCAGGCTCACCAGTGCCATCAGCTGGGCAGCGCTGGCACCTGGTGCCCCAGGCCTTGCCAACACTGCAGCAGCAGAGTTGGCGGGTGAGGCGCGTGGTCAGCGGGTGCTGGCACTGGTGCTCAGGGCTGACCAGGCGGAAACATAGGCTCTTCTCCTCTGGCTTGTCCGCTGCAGAGGCCAGTGGTGGGCATGGGCATCTGGGCCTGAACACTGCCCACATCCCCCTTCCCGTCTGCTCCAGACCTTGCCTCTCTGGCCCAGACAACGCTTAATCCTCATGTGGCCCCTGATCGCACGTGACCCTGAATTCATATGACCCCTGAAACCTGTGTTATTCTGACCTCATGTAACACCTGAAACTTCGGTGACCACTGACCCCATTGACCCCTGATTCTAGCTGCTCTAGACTTTATCCCTCCCACTCATCAAGCCCATGGTCTCATATGACCTTGACGCCATATAATCCCTGACCCCATGCGACCTCTAACACCAGATCTCATGCAACTCCTGAACCCACTGATCCCTGACCCTATCTGCTCTGGGCCTTGTTTCACCTGCAGTCAACCTTGACCTCACTCTGACTTCTGTGACCTCTGATCCTTACTGTTGGGAGGCTTAACCTCCCACCCATGCTTTGTGACCTCCAAGGATCCCCCAGTCTCACCAATGCACTGTGTGCGGGAGGGGCCCAAGCTATGGCCAGGTGGACAGACACAGCGATAGGAGCCAGGGTTGTTGAGGCAGTCACCATGGCGACACATGCCTGGCATCGCGCACTCATTGATGTCTGTGGTAAGTGAGAGTTTGGTCCCTCCAGTCTGGGGCCACAGGGTGACAGCAAGCTGCTCCAAGCACCTCAGGGTTCTGCCCCCGCCCCACCGCCCCCCTTGTCCACCGTAGGACCTCCCCCAGTGACAACGGGCCTACCCCTCCCGCCCACAGAATCTCCAGCTGGCTGTACCCTGGCAGTGTGTGCTGTTGAGCCTCTTGTAGCCCTGGGGGCAGTCAGTGCCCACCTCCCCACGTACAGGCCCTGGCTTCTGCACCCCTGTGTCTGCAGAGAGAGGAGAGCATGGCAGGAGAGGACCTTGGGGGGCctgcagagagggaagggagggcacTGGAGACAGGCAGGGTGGGACGCTGAGGGGAATTGGGTGGGCAGTGAGAGGCTCAGGCTGCTTGGGCTGGAGTCTCCCACTGCAGGGCTGAGAGGGGTGTCGGCGGAACCACCCTgtgaggagtgggagggaggtctcACTGAGCCGAGGCACTCACACTGCAGCTGGGGGCACTTGTGGCACTTGCTCTGGCCCCAGGCTGTGCCGATGCTTCCACAGCAGTCCTCCTGCTTGGTGAGGCCGGGGAGAGGATTGCTGCCACACTAGGGAGAGGAGTGTGGACATGGGTTACAGGGTGCCCAGCCCCCACCTGGCCTCCCTCCTGAGGCCCTTTTCCTCCTCCACTCAACCTGCAGGACACCCCCAGTTTTGAGCAATCCGGGTGGGTTGGAACAGGGCAGCCCTGAGAGACTGAAGGGCCGGTCCAGCGGCGACTGTGGATTCACTCACGGGTTGCTTGGGCAGTGTGTCCTGGAAGCAGCGGCCCAGGGGCTTCTGGGTGGGTGGCCGAGGATGCGGGTGCTTGGGGTGCGGCAGCAGGTGCTGGGAGGGGGCCGGGCCCTCGGCGTTGGGCCCTTCGATGCGGTGCACCTGGACGGAGGCCTCGGGCGGGTGGTGGACACGCACGTTCACCACAGGGGGTGGGGCCTGCACTGGGGGGTGGGGCACAGCGGCTTCAGGGCTGCCCCACAGGGCAGGTTGGCAGTGTGGCGGTCCTCCAGGGCTGGCTTCCGCCCGGGACCTGCCACCCTACTGCCCGCCCGCCTCGGCCTACCGGGGTCTGCCCGTTGCCTGGTACCTTCCGCTGAGATCTGTCCTGGCCCGAGGGGCACCAGGAAGGCTGCATGCTGGGCAGGGGGCCCCTCCCCGGGCCCCGGCGGATCGGCGATCACCTGGACCGCGTAGATGGCGTGCTTGCTGGCCACAGACTCGCCTTCCGGAGCCAGGGGAGGCAGCGCGCCTGTGGACAGGGCCCCAGCGCGACCAAGCCCAGGGCCTGAGCCGCCAGTGCCCCCGCCGGTTCCTCCAGCAGGCACCTGGCAGAAGCGACCGGTGAAGTCCGGGGGACACAGGCACTGGTTTCGGGAGGAGCACTGGCCGCCGTTCATGCAGGGCAGAGGGCACACCACTGGGGAGGAAAGGTGGATCAGGGCCCAGGCAGACCCCtgtcccagcccccaggcccagtCCCTCACCCACATCctgtctcttcccctcctccctgcttccttgGGAAGTTCTGTCCTCCCTGGGAAGCTGGTTTTTGTAacacatctcacacacacacacacacacacacacacacacacacacacacactaccctGTAAGTCCCCCAACATCCTTATACCCATGGGGCCACTGGAGTCTTAAGTCTTGGACTTAAATCCTAGCTAGGAGGCCATGTGCCAACTGTGTGGCCCTGAGCAACttacttcccctctctgtgcctcagtgtcctcatctgtaggaCTGGCCTGTCTATTAAATGGGGCAATGCCTGTACAAATGCCCAATACACAGTGGGTCCTTAATAAGTAGTAGCAAACGATGATGAGGAGGAGGACAGAATAGCCTTTCCCTCCCTTAGGCCTTTCCTGGAAATCCAATCTCTCTCTGGTGCTTCCTCCTCCTCACCCCTAAATTCTTCCCCTGATTCAGCCCTCTCTGGgctgtccctccctctctttgtCTTGCCATCCCAGGGCCCACACCTCACCATTGCCAACTCGAACTATCCCTCTCCGGGACCGCTCTTAAGCACCTCCACCCGGGGGACCCTGTCAGAAATCAGCATCttgcctccccacctccacttgGCCTTGAACCACCACTGGGAATCCCCACCTGCCCAGTCACTCATAACTGAGCCTTGGTACTCCATCTCTCCTGCTCCCACTCGGGCCAGTTCTGGCCTCTGTAATATCTCATAATccatcttccctcctccccatgccCTCTGCCACTCCCCTGCCTGTCAACATCCCAAGTGCCCCCAGAGAAACTTGCTTCAGGCAAAGCTCTGGCACAGTCACACCCCTGCTCACAGCTTGCTTCCTTGCTCTCCGTGGCCCAGAAGGAACCTTCTTTCAGCCCATCCCCCCCTGCTCTTTCCACGTGCACCCTATGCTCCAGGACTCATCTCCCGTCCCCtacaaatgtaccacatcttctgccTCCCTGACTTTAATCATGCCTTTCCTGCCCCCTCAGAGCCTTGTCCCCCATCTCTGCATATTCACATCTTATCCTTCCAGGCTCAGCTCCTCCCCCAGGAAGAGAGCCTTTCCTCAGATCCTACCCACCCTCTGCCTCAGCTCTGGGTGCCAGAGGAGGTGCTAGGGGAATGAAGGAGTGGCTCAGTGAGAGGATGGGATCTCTGTCTTTCTGTCACACACTCATATCTGAAATCCAGCCTTGGGGACCTGAGCTCACACACCAGGCCCAGCCCCTCTCCTGCCTGCCACATAGCTGCCCTCACTTCCCAGGATGGGAAGGTGGGGCTGAGGCTCTCTGGACACCTGAAGGGCCTCAGAGGGATGGCCCACGTGCATGGCCATCGGGGCCTGGCTAAGAGcatcccagcccagcccagcccatcctGCCCGGCCTCTTGGGGCCAGTCTCTCAGGGCAGAAGGGGTGTGTCCTGGGCCGGGGGAGGCAGGatcctctccttcctgcctcccaatGAGTCACCCATAGCGGTGAGGGTGACCTCCCTGTGACACCCGCCCACTGTGGCCTGGGCGCCGAGCCTGGGGGATGTGGGCAGCACGGATGGAGACAGCAGCCTGGGCAGGATGGCCAGGGGGCTTGGGAGGCCGGGCCCACGTATACTCACATGCACAGCCatctcatcacacacacatgcagattcATTCTGACACCAACACAGGCTTACATAAACACTCCCATAGTGATTGCAGACATGCACCCAAGACAACACAAAGAAACAAGTACTTGATCCCAGTGTGCCACTCCAAAGCCGGGCATACCTCCGTGGGTGTGTCACGTGCAAGCACGCACGTGCACACTcgcacacagacagacacacatgcacGTCTCATGAGAACCCCACATCTGTGGGGTTCCTCAGGTCTGAGTGGGTACATGAGTATAGGAATGTGTAAGAGGGGCTGTTTTGCTGGTGCCATCCTGGGCCTGGCCTAATTACCCTGTCCAGGAGGGTAATTACTGCTGGGACAcctcccccagcctggcccaCAGGACCCTGAGGGAGGAGAGCTGAGCCCAGGCCTGGTCCTCTGCAGAGAGATGTTGGGGAAGGGGTGGACTCCAGGTAGAACTGGGAAGTTATCACGGCTTGTTggggggagactgaggcagagcTGTTAAGATTTATGGGGGAAGCATAGATGGGGCATCAGGAAGAGGAGAGGCTGAGGACCCAAACCAGCCCCTACCTCCAGGCCTGCTCCCCACTTGTAAGGCCTCAACACCCCTCCCCTCTAAGACCTTGCCAGTAACTAAttccctcactcccagccctgACCTCAGCTCCTCCTCCCAGAGAATGCAGGTGTCTACCACTGGCAGGCCCTACTTTAGAcagtttttaaagacttttcctgtttcttccagCAAGACTGTTTTTGGGGGAATACTTATCCCTTCTCTGAGACCTCCTGCCCCCGGCTCACATCCCTCAAAAGCCCCTGCTGCAGGCCCTGGCTCCCTCTCAGGACCCAGCACTTTCCTAGAGGCCTATGTCATCCAGGACCCCAGCATCACCCCACACCTTAGGCCTCAACACCAACCCAAAGCTGTAAAGTCCAGGCTTCCATGCAGCCCTCCCAACTCTGGCCCCAGCACTCCAGCCTCCCAAGCCCCCTGAAGCCCCTGGGGCCCCAGGCCCTCAGGCTCTGCTCTCTCAACCCACGACCCCCAGGGCCACGTGGCCTACGTGGCTTACGCTGCCATGTACCCCGCATTTGTCCAGGTGCCTGCCTTCCCCGCTCCCCCTGCCCATGTCCCCGGCCCTCACCCACGCGGAAGCCGGAGCCCGTGAGCGTATCGGTGCTGTGGCCGTTCTCTCCGATGAGCGTCATGTTGGAGCCCTGCTGACAACTGTCCCGACACTGGCCCTTGAGACAGGTCCGCTTGCAGATCACCGGCGCAAAGACCACCTTGAAGCGCTCGCGGGCCagcgccccgcccccgccagcgCCCCTCTCGCCCGCCGGCCCCCCCTCGGCCCCGCCGCCCGGGcccagcagcagtagcagcagcagcagcagcagcagcgccaGCAGCCCCGCCGCCCCGGCCCCACGCATCTCAGGGGCCAGGCCGCCAGCAGCCCCACGGGGCCCGGGCATCCGGGGCCGCAGAACCCGGGGGGCGCGCCCGGGCAGGGGCGATGGTCCCGGCGCCCGAGGGGAACAGCAAGCCGGGAGCCCCGGGAGAGGAGTAGAGAGGGCAGCGAgggagaggatgggaggaagCGCGCGGGGAGGGGACAGCaggcgcgggcgcgggcgcgggccCAGTGAGAGGCAAAGAGATGGAGGCTGGACTGCGGGGAGCCCAGAAACTTCCACCGCCCCGGGAAGGAGCCCAGCCACGAGCCGGGGCCGAGGGCCTGCGGAGGCCCCAACCTGAGGCCGGAGCGAGGAGGCCGGAGCAAGTTGAAGCGGAGAGGAGGAGCGAGGGGAGAGGAAGGCCGGGCGGCCGGCCCGCTCCGCGCCTCCCCCGGCCGGGCTGGGCTCCCGCGGCCGCCGGGAAGAAGGGAGCGCGCGGGGCGGACTCAGGGAGAAGTGAGCAGTTGTTTTCCCTGGCTGGAGCACGGCGCGGCGGCGGCGAGGGGGGCTGGGATGCTGGCCCCGAGCCAGGGagacagtttttttctgtttaaagcgTCGTCGCTGCCGCCTGGGGGAGCGAGGGTGTGCGGGCGGGTGGAGGCTGGGGGGCGGTCCCCGCCCCAGATGCCCGCCCCGCCGGaacccgccgccgccgccgcgctggGCCCGCTCCAGAGAGCCCTCACCTGGGACCGCTGGCCGCCCCGCCGGATTCCTCCGGGCGGGGCTGGAAGGCCCGCGCCCACCTCCGCCCGGCAGCATCAAAGTGGGAAACCGAGGCTGGGGTAGGAAGACGGGCCTTGCCCCAGGATCGCGCGGATAGTGGGAGCAGGTGGGGCTGGAACCCACGCCCCTCAGCCCTGGCGCAGCCTCCCTTGCACATGTGGGGGTCTCACCACCC contains:
- the LTBP3 gene encoding latent-transforming growth factor beta-binding protein 3 isoform X1 — protein: MPGPRGAAGGLAPEMRGAGAAGLLALLLLLLLLLLLGPGGGAEGGPAGERGAGGGGALARERFKVVFAPVICKRTCLKGQCRDSCQQGSNMTLIGENGHSTDTLTGSGFRVVVCPLPCMNGGQCSSRNQCLCPPDFTGRFCQVPAGGTGGGTGGSGPGLGRAGALSTGALPPLAPEGESVASKHAIYAVQVIADPPGPGEGPPAQHAAFLVPLGPGQISAEVQAPPPVVNVRVHHPPEASVQVHRIEGPNAEGPAPSQHLLPHPKHPHPRPPTQKPLGRCFQDTLPKQPCGSNPLPGLTKQEDCCGSIGTAWGQSKCHKCPQLQYTGVQKPGPVRGEVGTDCPQGYKRLNSTHCQDINECAMPGMCRHGDCLNNPGSYRCVCPPGHSLGPSRTQCIADKPEEKSLCFRLVSPEHQCQHPLTTRLTRQLCCCSVGKAWGTRCQRCPADGTAAFKEICPAGKGYHILTSHQTLTIQGESDFSLFLHPDGPPKPQQLPESPSRAPPPEDTEEERGVSTDSPVIEEQSSQQSHPTVTTSPARPYPELISRPSPPWFLPDLPPSRSAVEIAPTQVTETDECRLNQNICGHGECVPGPSDYSCHCNPGYRSHPQHRYCVDVNECEAEPCGAGRGICMNTGGSYNCHCNRGYRLHVGAGGRSCVDLNECAKPHLCGDGGFCINFPGHYKCNCYSGYRLKTSRPPVCEDVDECRDPSSCPDGKCENKPGSFKCIACLPGYRSQGGGACRDVNECAEGSPCSPGWCENLPGSFRCTCAQGYAPAPDGRSCLDVDECEAGDVCDNGICTNTPGSFQCQCLSGYHLSRDRSHCEDIDECDFPAACIGGDCINTNGSYRCLCPQGHRLVGGRKCQDIDECSQDPGLCLPHGACENLQGSYVCVCDEGFMPTQDQHGCEEVEQPHHKKECYLNFDDTVFCDSVLATNVTQQECCCSLGAGWGDHCEIYPCPVYSSAEFHSLCPDGKGYTQDNNIVNYGIPTHRDIDECILFGAEICKEGKCVNTQPGYECYCKQGFYYDGNLLECVDVDECLDESNCRNGVCENTRGGYRCACTPPAEYSPAQRQCLSPEEMDVDECQDPAACRPGRCVNLPGSYRCECRPPWVPGPSGRDCQLPESPAERAPERRDVCWSQRGEDGMCAGPLAGPALTFDDCCCRQGRGWGAQCRPCPPRGAGSQCPTSQSESNSFWDASPLLLGKPPREEDSSEEDSDECRCVSGRCVPRPGGAVCECPGGFQLDASRARCVDIDECRELNQRGLLCKSERCVNTSGSFRCVCKAGFARSRPHGACVPQRRR
- the LTBP3 gene encoding latent-transforming growth factor beta-binding protein 3 isoform X2, whose amino-acid sequence is MPGPRGAAGGLAPEMRGAGAAGLLALLLLLLLLLLLGPGGGAEGGPAGERGAGGGGALARERFKVVFAPVICKRTCLKGQCRDSCQQGSNMTLIGENGHSTDTLTGSGFRVVVCPLPCMNGGQCSSRNQCLCPPDFTGRFCQVPAGGTGGGTGGSGPGLGRAGALSTGALPPLAPEGESVASKHAIYAVQVIADPPGPGEGPPAQHAAFLVPLGPGQISAEVQAPPPVVNVRVHHPPEASVQVHRIEGPNAEGPAPSQHLLPHPKHPHPRPPTQKPLGRCFQDTLPKQPCGSNPLPGLTKQEDCCGSIGTAWGQSKCHKCPQLQYTGVQKPGPVRGEVGTDCPQGYKRLNSTHCQDINECAMPGMCRHGDCLNNPGSYRCVCPPGHSLGPSRTQCIADKPEEKSLCFRLVSPEHQCQHPLTTRLTRQLCCCSVGKAWGTRCQRCPADGTAAFKEICPAGKGYHILTSHQTLTIQGESDFSLFLHPDGPPKPQQLPESPSRAPPPEDTEEERGVSTDSPVIEEQSSQQSHPTVTTSPARPYPELISRPSPPWFLPDLPPSRSAVEIAPTQVTETDECRLNQNICGHGECVPGPSDYSCHCNPGYRSHPQHRYCVDVNECEAEPCGAGRGICMNTGGSYNCHCNRGYRLHVGAGGRSCVDLNECAKPHLCGDGGFCINFPGHYKCNCYSGYRLKTSRPPVCEDVDECRDPSSCPDGKCENKPGSFKCIACLPGYRSQGGGACRDVNECAEGSPCSPGWCENLPGSFRCTCAQGYAPAPDGRSCLDVDECEAGDVCDNGICTNTPGSFQCQCLSGYHLSRDRSHCEDIDECDFPAACIGGDCINTNGSYRCLCPQGHRLVGGRKCQDIDECSQDPGLCLPHGACENLQGSYVCVCDEGFMPTQDQHGCEEVEQPHHKKECYLNFDDTVFCDSVLATNVTQQECCCSLGAGWGDHCEIYPCPVYSSAEFHSLCPDGKGYTQDNNIVNYGIPTHRDIDECILFGAEICKEGKCVNTQPGYECYCKQGFYYDGNLLECVDVDECLDESNCRNGVCENTRGGYRCACTPPAEYSPAQRQCLSPEEMERAPERRDVCWSQRGEDGMCAGPLAGPALTFDDCCCRQGRGWGAQCRPCPPRGAGSQCPTSQSESNSFWDASPLLLGKPPREEDSSEEDSDECRCVSGRCVPRPGGAVCECPGGFQLDASRARCVDIDECRELNQRGLLCKSERCVNTSGSFRCVCKAGFARSRPHGACVPQRRR